The Neodiprion lecontei isolate iyNeoLeco1 chromosome 6, iyNeoLeco1.1, whole genome shotgun sequence sequence ttgaaaatttatgcgAGTAAGGTGTGACAAGACAATAAAGGATTAAAAGGGGGTTAGGGAGAGGAATTTGTTGAAGGATATAAGGAAGAAGGTACACGGAGCGTCTACGCGCGCGTACCAAAAACGGGCCGGAAAATGCGTATGCAAATTTTTCGACcactattattatcattatcattttgCCAAGAGCCATAAATAATAAAGGAGATTACGAAGGTAGGTGGCTAAGGTATAATTGAATCAAAATAATGTAGAGGTATCATGTTGTACGCATGGCCAATCATATTTCAGGTGAAGCTATCCCGGTCCCGCGCGGTGGCTGTGCGGCGGTGTATATAAGCGTGTCATCCCTAACCGAGGGACTCATTGTACCCCAAGCCACATACAACATACCCCACGATCCGCCAGCAACCCGATAACAACGAGCGGTCCGACAACATTCGAAACATGGTAAGCTCACCTGAATTTTGCAACTCCTCCTGCGACCGGTGACTCGAAttgtcgttgttattattattactggaACCTCGCAGTTACTTCCGGTTTGCTCGTCTAACTCCCCGCTTCCCGTGTCCCTCGACAAgtgtctttttattttcctttcgcAAGTATTCGAGGTTGAATATTGCGTTCCAATTTTATATTCCAAATTAAAGTTGCAGTCTCGCAAACTTTAAATCGGAAGTTTTCATCCAACGAAGATTTAGCCtcaattttttactcgttCCGTTATAACAACAAAGACGAAACACTGTGCAGAGTTTAAACAAACTTTAAATTGCCTTTTCAGTATTGCATTTTCAATGCATTGGTGAACGTGTCGCCGGGGCGCTTTGAGAAActatgtttgaaaatattttttcccttcgTCACTTTACTTGAAGCTTGCGCTGCTTTCGGCTTCGTTTGAACAAATAATGAATGATTGTACGATTTTCTGTCGGGAGTTTATTTAGAAGTTAAAAAGTGCGAACTTTTTCAACGGGAGTTGAAACGTATCGCATAACGATTGAAATCAACGTGACAGAAATATCGATTTATTCGAATTCTAAAATTGAAAGAGTTGATAAACTTTAAACCGGGTGTAGgaagacttgtgaaaattttgatttaacTTATTGTTCAATGGAAGAATTCATTTTATGCAATTCGTGTTGggtgtaaattttcattaccgaattacaataagcagcgtcgaaaatttgaacaacgcacggtataaattaaaaattctttttatccCATACATCCTGCATATCATCATATCAGAATTTTGTGTGGCCGCGAAACGTGCAAgcgaatataattaatttcattcctACAACACAGCTTTGAAATATGCATATCTCTatgtaattgaatttcaatcagatAAAACAATGATTACACGTTTACATTTGCACCTAAACGTTAGGTaccagagaaaaaaagaaacaatcaCCGAAACCAATTTCactgtttctttttattcctgCGATTCAGACTCACTTATTGACAATTCCTGCAATTGAAGATACGCAAATTCGTGTATAATTAACCATCAAACCGTCTCAAAAGAAAGGGCATCAAATTTGGCTTTGAAATGTGATCTAATTCGTGAGGAATACTACAAGTTGTAATATTGGAAAGGCGTCAAATTAACACTCGGAAGCAAtttaatttcaagaaaaaagaTTTCGGCGTAAGCAATCGAACGTAAAATGAATAACGTTTTACGGCTCAGTAAACATTCAACGATAAGTAAGCAATTATAAATCTAGGAATTAGAAACCCAAACCGTAAACGATAGTCGTCGTGGATATCAATGTCGAAGCAGATTTCGTTTCGTTCAAAAGATCAATAGATGATCGAATATCGCAGGAGTTCGCCGTTAGAAATAACTGGTCTATAACCCGCCGGATCAATTCCACATAATCGATCCATCATCGCGGCTTTTGCTTTCTTCGTTGGGACCGTCTCAATACTCGCGTTTTCTTTTGACCAATACGCGCGCtttcatataaataattcctCGCTTACTATTTATATAGATTCTTGACGAATGAAACACAGTTTCTATAATCCAAAGATTATCCCGCACCAacttctttctctttattaTCGCCGCTCTCGATTGACCCAAATTCAAGAGGTTCAATTTTTAGCTGCATTGGCATCGCAACCGCATTAACCGGAAGGCTTTCCGTCGTTAGGCGATTGCAAAGTAAATTTGATTCAATGTTAACGAGAAATGGCGTTCGCACCTTTCGTTCGTTTCCTATTTCAACCCCTTCGCAGtcttattatacgtataaaataatcCATAATTCTTGTGGAGCTGACGCGTTAAGGACTTTTTATTCTTACCTTCTCGTTAGCTTTTGGCtcactttatttttctccgtCCAATTAGCAGTGGCAGACCGTTAAATAAACAGTAAATTAAATTACAAGTCTCAACTATACGAGATCCCAAGAAAAATCGGTGCCGACAATTTCTTAGCTGTTCCGAGCGGTTTGAAAATGCTACAAACTATAAATTTCAAGGAGTTTCGAACGATATCTAAGTGATTTCAAGTACTTCCGAATggtttgaaaatgattgaCGCGATGTCGAAGTAGCGTTATGCGATTTTAAGCGGTTTCAGACCAATTCCAAGGTGCttcaaacgatttcaaagTTATTTGAAGCGGTTTTAAACTGTACATTCTCATCCGCAATTTCTAAGCGATTTCAAGCAAATCCAAGCATATTCTGAGCAATTATAATTGTAAACTGGTTCGCGATTTCAACGAGCACTCGTGTTTGACTAGATTTAAATGCGACGCGCCTGAAGTTCGATATTATTTCCAACGCCAGACGGCAAAATGTCGAATTCTAAAGGTGCAGTCATCTACgtaaatttcactttttcaaaatctcgtatatatatatatatgatacatataattattgtgtgaaaaaaaatattttgatattcaGAGCATCAACACGTTGTTCTACGGTTTGGTGCTTATGAGCATGGACGAGGTGCTCGTCAGGGCGTCGGGGATGTCGGGACTAGGAGAAGACGGGGGTTCTCTTCATCCGTACAACACGGGCGAGCAGGAAATCGAGCCGTTCGATTACACGCCTGCAAAGCGGGACGACAACGGCCAAGAGAAGGCGAAAATTCCGGGTAACGTGTACGTCCGTTTCGGTCGCAACCACGCCGAGGAGATTCCGGCAGAGGCGGAAAGAGAGACGCGCGGAAGATCGGACGGATTCATAAGGTTCGGAAGGTCTCACCCGAAGGCTTCGCAGCATAGAAACGAGCCGGGATTCGGCGGCTTCGAGAGAATCCAGAGAGGTAACAAGTGGTTCCGTATGGGTCGGAACCCCCTGCCTGACAAGGAGAACAACATTGCATCGAcggacgcgatgctcaaggcGAAGAGGGATGAGTGCGATTGGTTGCTGAAGCGATGCCACGCCAATCTTGTATCCCTTTGCACGCCGGATGATGACGATACCGATATATGTCGTGAACAGGATGGTAGAATTTTTTGCGACAGCCGTAAATAAGAAATTAGCTTTCACAAATTTACACGCTTCGAATTATGTATAAGTACATCCGCGATGTAATCTCTGGACACGAAATTTCCTCATGCCTGAATTGCACATTTTTCCTGCTTCAAGccaaaaattaatcatttttgtttATGGAATCCTTTCGCATATTTCACTGAACTGGATCGTCGCGCTGGGTTCGTATATACCGCATACCTGTGTAAATCCGATAtgcgattcaaattttcacaactgcagagaaaaatcttcaaatcaaacattattatgattattcaataaatttcgttgaggaatcgcgataatttttgttttctcccCTCGTCACGTCttcgtttcatttattcgAGTGGGTTTTGCACTCGATTCTGCGAAGCCATTCGAGACGTCGAAAATCGCTTTGGATCCTTCTGAGTTAAATTTTCGACGCAATATATTTCTCATGTTAATACTGTGTCAGACTTGGAactgaaacataaaaaaaatctataaaaacaTTATTTACTTTCCCATGTTTCTTTTggatgattaattatttacctTAGAACACTAGGATTGATTGGATAGTGTATTTGTAATTAAAGAACACAACGAACGATTTTAATATCGAATTCAAATCTCCTGCCGGTCTGTAACGTGGGAG is a genomic window containing:
- the LOC107222792 gene encoding uncharacterized protein LOC107222792, with the translated sequence MSINTLFYGLVLMSMDEVLVRASGMSGLGEDGGSLHPYNTGEQEIEPFDYTPAKRDDNGQEKAKIPGNVYVRFGRNHAEEIPAEAERETRGRSDGFIRFGRSHPKASQHRNEPGFGGFERIQRGNKWFRMGRNPLPDKENNIASTDAMLKAKRDECDWLLKRCHANLVSLCTPDDDDTDICREQDGRIFCDSRK